From Agrobacterium fabrum str. C58, a single genomic window includes:
- a CDS encoding LLM class flavin-dependent oxidoreductase, protein MTSRPLALLVNPLLCGHHEAAWRTERAQPERIHSLDYFQQLARTAERGRFDAVFMADFFIFNPAVMYSPRWEVEPVTLLSAVAQATENLGFIATGSAIFSDPVEIARVFSTFDHATGGRAAWNIVTSGEPAAGANYGLDKPIPHAERYELGARNTEQVLAYWDGAPVPDDVAPIARPVQGRPVLVQAGSSATGRDFAARFAELVFSAQWNFEAGRDFRNDLRRRAVTHGRNPDDVRLILGLSFVIGSTEAEARSKKKALDDLILPHASHSWLQSFGIDLTAFDFDEPLPRTLGNIDLYEGIKSRFSVISSLVDSTSPLTIRQLASALAGSRGHHLVIGTPEQIADAAETWFLGGATDGFMVMPHELPAEFELFVDEVIPILRRRGLVDRDYRGHTLRENLGLPISPSAPSWAFQT, encoded by the coding sequence ATGACCAGCCGTCCTCTCGCTCTTCTGGTCAATCCCCTGCTGTGCGGCCACCACGAGGCAGCCTGGCGGACGGAACGCGCACAGCCCGAGCGGATTCACAGTCTCGATTACTTCCAGCAACTCGCCCGGACTGCCGAACGTGGACGATTCGACGCCGTGTTCATGGCCGACTTTTTCATCTTCAATCCTGCGGTCATGTACAGCCCGCGTTGGGAAGTCGAGCCCGTCACGCTCTTGTCTGCGGTCGCTCAAGCAACCGAGAATCTCGGTTTCATCGCCACGGGCTCGGCGATCTTCTCCGATCCGGTTGAGATCGCCCGGGTCTTTTCGACCTTCGACCATGCCACGGGAGGCCGCGCTGCCTGGAACATCGTGACCTCGGGCGAGCCAGCGGCCGGTGCCAACTACGGCCTCGATAAGCCGATCCCCCATGCCGAGCGCTATGAATTGGGCGCGCGCAACACAGAACAGGTGCTCGCATACTGGGACGGCGCACCGGTCCCCGACGATGTTGCACCGATTGCCCGTCCGGTCCAGGGCCGCCCGGTTCTGGTGCAGGCCGGGTCTTCCGCCACGGGGCGAGATTTCGCGGCCCGTTTCGCCGAACTGGTGTTTAGCGCCCAATGGAATTTCGAAGCTGGCAGGGACTTCAGAAATGACCTTAGGCGCCGCGCCGTGACGCATGGCCGAAACCCCGATGATGTGCGTCTTATCCTGGGCCTCAGCTTTGTCATCGGCTCCACCGAGGCAGAGGCCCGCAGCAAGAAGAAGGCGCTTGACGACCTGATCCTGCCACACGCCTCTCATAGCTGGCTACAGAGTTTCGGTATCGACCTGACCGCGTTCGATTTCGACGAGCCCCTGCCGCGGACACTCGGGAACATCGATCTGTATGAGGGCATCAAGAGCCGCTTTTCGGTCATTTCATCCCTGGTTGACAGCACATCGCCACTAACCATCCGGCAACTGGCCAGCGCCTTGGCCGGAAGCCGCGGCCATCATCTTGTTATCGGCACGCCGGAACAAATCGCTGATGCGGCAGAAACCTGGTTTCTGGGAGGGGCGACGGACGGATTTATGGTGATGCCCCATGAATTGCCTGCGGAATTCGAGTTGTTTGTGGACGAGGTCATCCCGATCCTGCGTCGTCGAGGCCTCGTGGATCGCGATTATCGTGGACATACGCTTCGCGAGAACCTTGGGCTGCCCATCAGCCCGTCCGCGCCGTCATGGGCATTCCAGACATGA
- a CDS encoding ABC transporter permease has translation MIPKQISEIEVPQATGKIETWKARVATAIVSREHRATWLPASALLILIGYFAFQQPAFLSPLNLTVMGAQAGPLLLISLGATFIVLMGSIDLSVAAVAALASAISAVLLQKFGTGYTTALLAVLGFGIAAGLLNSVLSTVLRLPSFIATLASSSIFTGIMLHVLDGTALFVNDDDFSMLANGQIIPRVPNVLLLSLLLWLVLSLTTSHTRFGRYIVAIGAGERVAKLSGIAINRYKTYAFVLSSTLAAIGGFFLLSRLGSATPSIGDGYLLDTVAAIVVGGTALTGGVGGAQRTLLGVALITILSNGLNVSGVSTFTQEIVKGVVIVIAVLTTIDRVSLQDIVK, from the coding sequence ATGATCCCGAAGCAGATTAGTGAAATTGAAGTTCCGCAGGCAACGGGCAAAATAGAAACCTGGAAGGCGCGTGTTGCAACGGCCATCGTTTCGCGCGAACACCGGGCGACCTGGCTGCCAGCATCGGCGCTTCTCATTCTTATTGGCTACTTCGCTTTCCAGCAGCCCGCATTCTTGTCGCCGCTCAACCTGACGGTCATGGGAGCCCAGGCCGGGCCACTGCTCTTGATCTCGCTCGGCGCGACCTTCATCGTGCTAATGGGCAGCATCGACCTCTCCGTTGCTGCTGTCGCAGCGCTCGCCTCCGCGATCAGCGCCGTTCTCCTGCAGAAATTTGGCACGGGTTACACAACGGCCCTCCTCGCCGTGCTCGGTTTCGGCATCGCTGCCGGCCTGCTCAATTCCGTTCTTTCGACAGTCCTGCGGCTGCCGTCGTTCATTGCAACTCTTGCGTCCAGTTCCATCTTTACGGGCATCATGCTGCACGTGCTTGATGGCACTGCCCTGTTCGTCAACGACGACGACTTTTCGATGCTCGCCAACGGGCAGATAATCCCGCGGGTGCCCAACGTCCTTCTCCTTTCGCTGCTGCTTTGGCTCGTGCTGAGCCTGACAACGTCCCATACCCGGTTCGGCCGGTACATCGTCGCGATAGGGGCTGGCGAGCGTGTCGCGAAACTGAGCGGCATCGCTATCAACCGCTACAAGACCTATGCGTTTGTGCTTTCAAGCACACTCGCTGCGATCGGTGGGTTCTTTCTGTTGTCGCGTTTGGGTTCCGCTACCCCCTCAATCGGGGACGGGTATCTTCTCGACACAGTCGCTGCAATCGTCGTTGGCGGCACGGCACTTACAGGCGGGGTCGGCGGCGCACAGCGCACCCTGCTCGGGGTCGCGCTTATCACTATCCTGAGCAACGGCCTGAACGTTTCTGGCGTCAGCACGTTCACCCAGGAAATCGTCAAGGGCGTTGTTATTGTGATTGCCGTGCTCACGACGATCGACCGCGTCAGCCTTCAAGACATCGTGAAATGA
- a CDS encoding acyl-CoA dehydrogenase family protein, translating to MGTYSLDTKLEAGQHLLDEVLLHTFQSRAADYDRENRFFFEDLADLKAVGYLQAALPVEFGGRGLTLSQVLAEQARLSYHAPATALAINMHLYWIGTAAYLWRRGDHSTDWILEEAAAGRIFAAGHGEPGNDLGLAGSNVVAEPLADGGYRFHGRKIFTSLSPVWDWLGIHALDASDPATPKIVHAFIRRQDPGHHTRETWDSHGVRATRSDDTILEGVIAAKPYVTRVLPAGPPNDPFVDGIIASAVLPIGAVYYGIANRAFDIAVETAKSRVSPALSGRTYAHHPQTQVEIAKASIELDSIWAFLSRVAAEWTEGVDHGLLWPTKLLGAKQHAVDGALRIVDRASKVAGASSLLRRNELERLTRDVRSGPFHPPNSDATHDLIGQIHLGVFPPAAQAAE from the coding sequence ATGGGCACTTATTCCCTTGATACAAAATTGGAGGCAGGCCAACATCTCCTTGATGAAGTCTTGCTTCACACTTTTCAAAGTCGCGCTGCGGATTATGACCGGGAAAACCGCTTCTTTTTTGAGGATCTCGCCGATCTCAAAGCAGTCGGGTACCTACAGGCAGCACTGCCGGTGGAATTCGGGGGCCGGGGGCTGACCCTGTCACAGGTACTGGCCGAACAGGCGCGGCTTTCTTATCATGCACCCGCCACGGCACTGGCAATCAACATGCACCTCTATTGGATCGGTACTGCTGCTTATCTCTGGCGCCGTGGCGATCACTCAACCGACTGGATCCTCGAAGAGGCGGCAGCGGGTCGGATCTTTGCAGCCGGCCATGGCGAGCCAGGCAACGATCTTGGCCTCGCAGGCTCCAACGTGGTGGCCGAACCACTCGCCGACGGTGGCTACCGCTTTCACGGACGGAAGATTTTTACCTCTCTTTCACCCGTCTGGGACTGGCTCGGAATCCATGCACTCGATGCAAGCGATCCAGCCACACCAAAAATTGTCCATGCTTTTATTCGCCGGCAGGATCCCGGGCACCACACACGAGAAACCTGGGATTCGCATGGCGTGCGCGCGACGCGGAGTGATGATACAATCCTGGAGGGAGTGATCGCGGCAAAACCTTATGTAACGCGCGTGCTTCCAGCCGGCCCGCCGAACGATCCTTTTGTTGACGGCATCATTGCTTCGGCTGTTCTTCCGATCGGTGCTGTGTACTACGGCATTGCCAATCGCGCGTTCGACATCGCGGTGGAAACGGCTAAATCCCGCGTTTCTCCGGCACTCTCCGGTCGGACCTATGCCCATCATCCGCAAACACAGGTCGAAATCGCCAAGGCTTCTATAGAACTCGATAGTATTTGGGCTTTTCTCAGCCGCGTAGCGGCGGAATGGACCGAGGGCGTGGATCACGGGCTACTCTGGCCAACCAAATTGCTTGGCGCCAAACAGCACGCTGTCGATGGGGCACTCCGGATCGTTGATCGCGCCAGCAAGGTTGCCGGCGCTAGCTCGTTGCTCCGTCGAAACGAACTGGAGCGGCTGACGCGCGACGTCCGTTCCGGCCCCTTCCATCCGCCGAACAGCGACGCGACCCACGACCTCATTGGCCAGATCCATCTCGGCGTCTTTCCTCCGGCAGCGCAAGCCGCCGAATGA
- a CDS encoding peroxidase-related enzyme (This protein belongs to a clade of uncharacterized proteins related to peroxidases such as the alkylhydroperoxidase AhpD.), giving the protein MTTIDGLARSQRISRLRIPDESELPEDIQALVDRHHHENWVRALSLNPDTARRFTGHFEHLFAATGRRLPLQDRELIAVVVSATNGCGVCEIHHTRAFGDLLNDPGFARRVALDYHLADLSKRQRALADLAVKVTLSPKTISQADFEKLRDLELSDEELLEAVETASWFNHTNRVTISLGILPDDKFFS; this is encoded by the coding sequence ATGACAACGATCGACGGGCTGGCTCGGAGCCAGCGGATTTCCCGTTTGCGCATTCCGGACGAATCCGAACTGCCTGAAGATATTCAGGCTTTAGTTGATCGTCACCACCATGAGAACTGGGTTCGGGCGCTTTCGCTCAATCCTGACACAGCTCGCCGCTTCACCGGTCATTTCGAGCATCTGTTCGCGGCGACGGGCAGGCGGTTGCCGCTACAGGATCGCGAGTTAATCGCCGTGGTTGTCTCAGCGACGAACGGATGTGGCGTTTGCGAGATTCATCACACGCGCGCCTTTGGCGACCTGCTCAATGATCCGGGTTTTGCTCGTCGGGTCGCGCTCGACTACCATCTCGCCGACTTGTCAAAGCGACAGCGGGCTTTAGCTGATTTGGCGGTCAAGGTGACTCTAAGCCCCAAAACTATCTCGCAAGCCGACTTCGAGAAGCTCAGGGATCTTGAGCTTTCCGATGAAGAATTATTGGAGGCTGTTGAAACAGCTTCCTGGTTCAATCACACCAACAGGGTCACTATATCTTTGGGGATCCTTCCGGATGATAAATTCTTCTCATAA
- a CDS encoding LLM class flavin-dependent oxidoreductase — MGVRQVFGLGLMISDPITTADLVTVARTAEKAGFTTLTIGGRETILDPTTILAALAARTEQIGLVAAVNVDTALPYDFARRLASLDHLSSGRAGWKPYSTADEPEEARIAEFVHAVSHLLDSWDDDAALYDKESGIYVDISKVHRLDHIGEYYRVAGPLDIPRAPQGRPVLVREVLAADLAEGAWPTADIIEIVPVPGQSTNKPLAPRAEGNTTLLSIVADTNDLASMHALLNDGDVDGATVRVAPRIDAVARAARDIGLWSKPRGSNLRDTLGLSRPESLFALRRNGVSA, encoded by the coding sequence ATGGGCGTTCGCCAAGTATTCGGGCTTGGGCTGATGATATCAGACCCAATCACTACGGCAGATCTTGTTACGGTCGCCCGAACGGCTGAGAAGGCGGGATTCACGACACTGACTATCGGGGGCAGGGAAACCATCCTGGATCCAACAACAATCCTGGCCGCGCTGGCGGCCAGGACCGAGCAGATCGGGCTGGTTGCGGCGGTGAACGTCGATACGGCTCTGCCTTATGATTTTGCACGCCGTCTGGCGTCTCTTGATCACCTCTCGAGTGGACGGGCAGGCTGGAAGCCATATTCGACTGCCGATGAGCCTGAAGAAGCCCGGATCGCGGAGTTCGTGCATGCCGTCAGCCACCTCCTGGACAGCTGGGATGACGATGCCGCCCTTTACGACAAGGAGAGTGGAATTTATGTCGACATCAGCAAGGTTCATCGGCTCGATCACATCGGGGAATATTATAGGGTAGCTGGCCCGCTCGATATACCACGCGCCCCTCAAGGTCGACCGGTCCTGGTTCGAGAGGTCCTCGCTGCCGATCTTGCCGAAGGCGCATGGCCCACGGCGGACATCATTGAAATCGTTCCGGTCCCCGGTCAGAGCACGAACAAGCCCCTCGCACCTCGTGCCGAGGGAAATACCACCCTTCTAAGTATCGTTGCAGACACTAACGATCTCGCGTCGATGCATGCACTGCTCAACGATGGGGACGTTGATGGAGCAACTGTCCGTGTAGCGCCACGGATCGATGCCGTCGCGCGGGCAGCGAGAGATATTGGGTTATGGTCAAAGCCGCGCGGAAGCAATTTGCGTGACACGCTTGGGTTATCTCGTCCGGAAAGCCTGTTTGCCCTTAGAAGAAATGGAGTTTCCGCATGA
- a CDS encoding GMC family oxidoreductase, with the protein MKQVEADEFDFIVVGGGSAGAAVAARLAERADLRVLLLEAGRQQSGIRFRLPILTPFALAKEDAVWNFTTLPEPGLNGRELVWPRGRGLGGSSLINGMLWVRGDPVEYDLWAASGCTGWSYGDLLDFFKRSETYIPGDPASRGQRGAVTVTRHRPADPLSDAFLKACGNMQVSQQDDYNAGISEGAGYLQFNQRRGLRHGTDRAYLSPASRCANLTIREGAVANRILFEGKRAIGVEYRAADGLRCAIARREVVLSCGTVQSPKLLELSGIGDGEVLGRAGIVPLVHLPGVGENLRDHLNVRVGFRTRFRGTLNDVQHSYVWKVRAMLCWLARGGGPLSTIGATAHAFVRTRSDLERADVKIQMLHFSAPHNTGNISGRLDEFPGFSISTFVLRPNSTGSSHIRSGAAAEPPAIVANYLSHEEDLRSMLGAFRFINRIASDSVFDDLMVSRDNDLAGLQSDQDILEWAKTTGLTSYHPIGTCKMGTDSASVVDPRLRVIGVDGLRVVDASVMPTMPSSNTHGPTVMIGEKGAAMILEDSLS; encoded by the coding sequence TTGAAGCAAGTAGAAGCTGATGAATTCGATTTCATCGTCGTCGGAGGAGGATCCGCTGGCGCTGCCGTCGCTGCAAGATTGGCTGAGCGTGCGGACTTGCGGGTTCTGCTCCTGGAAGCTGGTCGACAGCAGTCCGGCATCCGGTTCCGGCTGCCGATATTGACTCCGTTCGCGCTTGCGAAAGAGGATGCAGTCTGGAACTTCACGACATTGCCTGAACCCGGCCTCAATGGCAGGGAACTTGTCTGGCCGCGCGGCAGGGGACTTGGGGGTTCCTCTCTCATCAATGGCATGCTCTGGGTACGGGGAGACCCGGTGGAGTATGACCTCTGGGCTGCCTCAGGCTGTACCGGCTGGTCTTATGGCGATCTGCTGGATTTCTTCAAGCGCAGCGAAACATACATTCCCGGTGATCCGGCGAGCAGAGGGCAGCGCGGGGCTGTGACGGTTACCAGGCACCGTCCAGCAGATCCTCTCTCTGATGCCTTCCTGAAGGCTTGCGGTAACATGCAGGTATCACAGCAGGATGATTACAATGCGGGTATTTCGGAAGGCGCAGGCTATCTCCAGTTCAACCAGCGCCGGGGATTGCGTCATGGCACAGACCGTGCCTATCTCTCGCCCGCCAGCAGGTGTGCTAACCTGACCATTCGCGAAGGCGCTGTTGCAAACCGCATCCTCTTCGAAGGGAAGAGAGCGATCGGGGTGGAGTATCGCGCGGCTGATGGCCTGAGATGTGCCATCGCACGGCGGGAGGTCGTTCTATCCTGCGGCACCGTCCAATCCCCGAAGCTGCTTGAGCTTTCGGGTATAGGGGACGGTGAGGTGCTTGGCCGGGCAGGTATCGTGCCACTGGTGCACCTCCCGGGCGTCGGAGAAAATCTGCGCGATCACCTTAATGTGCGCGTCGGATTTCGTACCCGTTTCCGCGGCACCCTGAATGATGTCCAACACAGCTACGTCTGGAAGGTACGCGCCATGCTTTGCTGGCTTGCGCGAGGCGGCGGTCCCCTATCTACCATAGGGGCGACAGCCCATGCATTTGTGAGAACCCGGTCGGACCTCGAACGGGCGGACGTGAAAATCCAGATGCTGCATTTCAGTGCACCCCACAATACCGGAAATATCAGCGGACGTCTGGATGAGTTTCCCGGCTTCAGCATCTCGACGTTCGTCCTGAGGCCGAATTCGACGGGTTCCAGCCACATCCGGTCGGGCGCCGCCGCGGAGCCGCCGGCGATCGTTGCGAACTACCTTTCACACGAGGAGGATCTCCGCTCGATGCTCGGTGCCTTTCGATTCATCAACAGAATTGCCTCGGATTCGGTCTTTGATGATCTTATGGTCTCACGGGACAACGACCTCGCGGGTCTGCAGAGCGATCAGGACATCCTGGAATGGGCAAAAACAACCGGTCTGACGTCCTACCATCCCATCGGAACGTGCAAGATGGGTACGGATTCCGCAAGCGTCGTCGATCCGAGACTGAGAGTGATCGGTGTTGACGGACTGAGAGTCGTTGATGCGTCCGTCATGCCGACAATGCCATCCTCCAACACGCACGGACCCACCGTCATGATTGGGGAGAAGGGGGCGGCAATGATCCTGGAGGATAGTTTGTCGTGA
- a CDS encoding haloalkane dehalogenase, whose amino-acid sequence MTEKSPHSAFGDGAKAYDVPAFGLQIHTVEHGSGAPIVFLHGNPTSSYLWRHIFRRLHGHGRLLAVDLIGYGQSSKPDIEYTLENQQRYVDAWFDALDLRNVTLVLQDYGAAFGLNWASRNPDRVRAVAFFEPVLRNIDSVDLSPEFVTRRAKLRQPGEGEIFVQQENRFLTELFPWFFLTPLAPEDLRQYQTPFPTPHSRKAILAGPRNLPVDGEPASTVAFLEQAVNWLNTSDTPKLLLTFKPGFLLTDAILKWSQVTIRNLEIEAAGAGIHFVQEEQPETIARLLDAWLTRIAGN is encoded by the coding sequence ATGACTGAGAAATCACCACATTCCGCCTTTGGTGACGGCGCGAAAGCGTATGATGTGCCGGCATTCGGCCTGCAAATCCACACGGTTGAACATGGTTCAGGTGCGCCAATCGTCTTTCTCCACGGCAATCCCACGAGTTCCTATCTGTGGCGCCACATATTCCGCCGTCTCCATGGACACGGTCGGCTATTGGCCGTCGATCTGATCGGGTACGGCCAATCTAGCAAGCCTGATATCGAATACACATTGGAGAATCAGCAGCGTTACGTTGACGCTTGGTTCGACGCCCTCGACCTAAGGAATGTGACGCTGGTTCTGCAGGATTATGGCGCAGCGTTTGGACTAAACTGGGCCAGCCGGAATCCAGACCGCGTCCGAGCCGTGGCCTTTTTCGAGCCAGTGTTACGGAACATTGATTCGGTGGATCTGTCACCGGAATTCGTCACCCGCCGGGCGAAGCTGCGCCAACCGGGCGAAGGTGAAATCTTCGTTCAGCAGGAAAACCGCTTCCTGACTGAGCTTTTCCCCTGGTTTTTCCTTACCCCTTTGGCGCCGGAGGACCTAAGGCAATACCAAACGCCGTTTCCGACGCCGCACTCGCGCAAGGCGATACTCGCAGGACCACGCAATCTTCCTGTGGATGGCGAGCCAGCAAGCACTGTGGCATTCCTGGAACAGGCGGTAAACTGGCTCAATACGAGCGATACTCCCAAGCTACTGCTGACATTCAAACCTGGTTTTCTACTCACCGATGCCATATTGAAGTGGAGTCAGGTTACCATCCGTAATTTGGAAATAGAAGCAGCAGGCGCTGGGATCCATTTCGTACAAGAAGAGCAACCCGAGACGATCGCACGCCTCCTGGATGCATGGCTAACACGCATTGCAGGAAATTAG
- a CDS encoding SDR family NAD(P)-dependent oxidoreductase has product MTYPSQIPNISKLFDLSGRRAVITGGARGIGRAIADGFLEVGADVVCIDRGWESSDLPADNRQIVTADLSDRSDLKRGFDEAVERLGGQIDVLVNNAGIWDDTPSLHMELEMWDRIIEVNLTAAFALSRHAARLMLPRGRGRIINIGSIRSLRGGHNAAAYAASKGGIALLTQTLSNEWAPSGLRVNAIAPGAMVTVLTEKLRHDPEVVTRFIERIPARRWGSPADVAGLAIFLASDASDYVTGAIIPCDGGFLAG; this is encoded by the coding sequence ATGACATATCCTTCGCAAATCCCCAACATCTCGAAGCTGTTTGACCTTTCCGGTCGGAGGGCCGTCATCACGGGCGGCGCTCGGGGGATCGGGCGCGCTATCGCTGACGGCTTCTTAGAAGTGGGAGCTGATGTCGTCTGCATCGACCGTGGATGGGAAAGCTCTGACCTCCCGGCCGATAACCGGCAGATTGTCACGGCCGATCTTAGCGACCGCAGCGACCTGAAGCGCGGATTCGATGAAGCTGTGGAGCGACTGGGGGGCCAGATCGATGTCCTTGTCAACAACGCAGGCATCTGGGACGACACGCCGTCGCTCCATATGGAGCTTGAGATGTGGGACAGGATCATCGAGGTCAATCTGACTGCGGCCTTCGCGCTGAGCAGGCATGCAGCCAGGCTGATGCTTCCCCGAGGCCGCGGACGAATAATAAACATTGGCTCCATCCGCAGTCTGAGGGGAGGCCACAATGCGGCTGCCTATGCAGCCAGCAAGGGAGGGATCGCCTTGCTCACTCAGACCTTGTCGAATGAATGGGCACCTTCAGGACTAAGGGTCAATGCCATAGCGCCCGGCGCTATGGTCACCGTCCTGACTGAAAAGCTGCGCCACGATCCTGAAGTGGTCACCCGCTTCATCGAGCGCATCCCTGCCAGAAGATGGGGATCGCCCGCCGATGTGGCGGGCCTGGCGATCTTCCTGGCCAGCGACGCCTCCGATTATGTCACTGGTGCAATCATCCCCTGCGACGGGGGGTTCCTTGCCGGTTAA
- a CDS encoding peroxidase-related enzyme, whose product MSQATARHSVTSSPVSTGQLEEPISRLRVPTEDELPQKLRDIHMRIRKKFGFVPNFLTALSANPGTALRIMAFYEHLFDQSNSHLSASERELIAVVTSVATGCSYCVFNHRPALAAALGDRVLADRIARNHNDVTLAPRERALADLAQKLAATPHSVGSDDFARLRAIGFSEPAILEVLEVSAFFSYGNRLTIALNVLPDPQFFVSA is encoded by the coding sequence ATGAGCCAGGCAACAGCGCGCCATTCCGTCACTTCATCTCCCGTATCGACCGGGCAGTTGGAAGAGCCCATTTCGCGTCTTCGCGTTCCGACAGAGGACGAACTGCCCCAGAAATTGCGCGACATCCATATGAGGATTCGAAAGAAGTTCGGTTTTGTCCCGAATTTCCTGACGGCGCTGTCTGCCAATCCGGGTACCGCTCTGCGTATTATGGCCTTCTATGAGCACCTGTTCGACCAGAGCAACAGCCATCTCAGCGCATCCGAGCGTGAGTTGATCGCAGTCGTGACGTCTGTAGCGACAGGCTGCAGCTATTGCGTGTTCAACCACCGCCCGGCGTTGGCAGCCGCCCTTGGAGATCGTGTGTTGGCGGACCGGATTGCTCGAAACCATAATGATGTGACGTTGGCACCACGCGAGCGAGCGCTGGCCGATTTGGCGCAGAAGCTGGCCGCTACGCCCCATAGTGTGGGCAGTGACGACTTCGCCCGGCTCCGAGCGATTGGCTTCAGCGAACCCGCGATTCTGGAGGTGCTGGAAGTCTCTGCTTTCTTCTCCTACGGCAATCGTTTGACCATAGCATTGAACGTGCTTCCCGACCCTCAGTTCTTCGTTTCGGCTTGA